From a single Phacochoerus africanus isolate WHEZ1 chromosome 11, ROS_Pafr_v1, whole genome shotgun sequence genomic region:
- the FERD3L gene encoding fer3-like protein, translated as MAAYPESCVDATVLDFVADLSLASPGHPLLCDFAPGVPYADHQDLVLQEGRARSLPRFEEEDPEEEGEVEEGEEEEVEEAGRGASLLGRPKRKRVITYAQRQAANIRERKRMFNLNEAFDQLRRKVPTFAYEKRLSRIETLRLAIVYISFMTELLESFEKKETG; from the coding sequence ATGGCAGCCTATCCCGAGAGCTGCGTGGACGCCACCGTGCTGGACTTCGTCGCAGACCTGTCCCTAGCCTCTCCGGGGCACCCTCTCCTCTGCGACTTCGCACCTGGGGTCCCCTATGCGGACCACCAAGACCTTGTGCTCCAAGAGGGAAGAGCCAGAAGTTTACCGCGTTTTGAGGAGGAGGATccagaagaggagggggaagtAGAAGAGGGCGAAGAGGAGGAGGTAGAGGAGGCCGGGAGAGGCGCCTCCCTGCTGGGTCGCCCTAAGAGGAAAAGGGTGATCACCTACGCCCAGCGCCAAGCCGCCAACATCCGCGAGAGGAAGCGAATGTTCAACCTCAACGAGGCCTTCGACCAGCTGCGGAGGAAGGTACCCACGTTTGCTTACGAGAAAAGGCTGTCCCGAATCGAGACCCTACGCCTGGCCATCGTCTACATTTCCTTCATGACTGAGCTCTTAGAGAGctttgagaaaaaggaaaccgGCTGA